The proteins below come from a single Verrucomicrobiota bacterium genomic window:
- a CDS encoding MBL fold metallo-hydrolase, producing MNLEDHVGDIIRKARQMNGVTAEAVAQAIGLPLPELQIFEENGDLPKHAKLANAAKLLGLNPEKLQRIADGWTPPEPDLSIWREMRRLTTGDDGFRVHCYLIWDEVTREAALFDTGLTPEPIFQAIQENDLQLKHLFITHSHFDHQQCLPAIREKFPRALLHTGAKEALPQHRNRANDFLHLGSLRITNRDTPGHAEDGVTYIVGNWPEDAPNLAIVGDALFAGSMGKAPGVGELARAKVRQQIFSLPDETLICPGHGPFTTVEQEKTNNPFW from the coding sequence ATGAATTTGGAAGATCATGTGGGTGATATCATTCGCAAAGCGCGCCAGATGAATGGGGTAACCGCCGAGGCGGTCGCCCAAGCCATCGGACTGCCCTTGCCGGAATTGCAGATATTCGAGGAAAATGGCGATCTTCCCAAACACGCCAAGCTGGCCAACGCCGCCAAACTGCTGGGATTAAATCCCGAAAAGCTTCAGCGCATTGCCGACGGCTGGACCCCACCGGAGCCTGATTTATCCATCTGGCGGGAAATGCGCCGCCTTACCACCGGTGATGACGGTTTCCGCGTGCATTGCTATTTGATTTGGGATGAGGTCACCCGGGAAGCCGCATTGTTTGACACCGGCTTGACTCCCGAACCGATTTTCCAGGCCATCCAGGAAAATGACCTGCAACTGAAACACCTCTTCATTACCCATTCGCACTTCGACCACCAACAATGCCTGCCAGCCATCCGGGAAAAGTTCCCGCGCGCGTTATTGCATACCGGCGCCAAAGAGGCGCTGCCTCAGCACCGCAACCGGGCGAATGACTTTCTCCATCTCGGCAGCTTGCGCATCACCAATCGTGATACGCCCGGACACGCGGAAGACGGCGTCACCTATATCGTTGGCAACTGGCCCGAAGACGCGCCGAATTTGGCCATCGTGGGAGACGCCCTCTTCGCTGGCTCCATGGGCAAGGCCCCAGGGGTCGGAGAATTGGCGCGTGCCAAGGTTCGCCAGCAGATTTTTTCGCTTCCTGACGAAACCTTGATCTGTCCCGGGCATGGTCCGTTTACCACCGTGGAACAGGAGAAAACGAATAATCCGTTTTGGTGA
- the argA gene encoding amino-acid N-acetyltransferase has product MKLTDLRGILQYIPRFREKTFILAVDGVIVTGENFANLLLDVAVLRSLSIRVVIVHGASAQIKALGEAQNVTPSDLEGSGVTDEATLNLSLTAANRLTHEILEGLSTNDLRAVCPNAIIAHPLGILHSVDHLFTGKVERVDGELLQTLLAQGIVPVIPPLGFDGDGKTYRVNSDHVAVAVGESLKAAKLIFITNVDGLIVKGQLVRQILGSELDQLLSSRKSEVAPESQSKATFAAQAIRAGVPRVHIINGKEDMGLLAEVFSNEGIGTLIYANEYQQVRRAMKKDIRHILLLTKHSVESEELLKRTRPMIEKQLNDYYIFEIDKNPVACVALHLYPEKNMGELACLFVSPSHENQGIGQKLVQYLESKGREMGLDAIFALSTQAFTYFQSKGGFVEGTPEDLPPSRREKYEQSGRKSKVLIRKLK; this is encoded by the coding sequence GTGAAACTGACTGACCTGCGCGGGATACTGCAATACATTCCGCGATTTCGAGAGAAGACGTTCATCCTGGCTGTGGATGGGGTGATCGTCACGGGGGAAAACTTTGCCAATTTACTGCTCGATGTGGCGGTGCTCCGCTCGCTCAGCATTCGCGTCGTGATTGTGCATGGCGCCTCGGCGCAGATCAAAGCCTTGGGCGAGGCGCAGAATGTCACCCCCTCGGACCTCGAAGGTTCCGGGGTAACCGATGAGGCGACCTTGAACCTGTCGCTGACGGCCGCGAACCGGTTGACACACGAAATTCTGGAGGGGTTGTCCACGAATGATTTGCGGGCCGTGTGCCCCAACGCCATCATCGCTCACCCATTGGGCATTCTGCACAGTGTGGACCACCTCTTTACCGGCAAGGTCGAACGGGTGGATGGCGAATTGCTGCAAACCCTGCTCGCCCAAGGCATCGTGCCGGTCATTCCGCCGCTTGGTTTTGACGGTGATGGCAAAACGTATCGGGTAAATTCGGATCATGTCGCGGTGGCGGTCGGTGAATCGCTGAAGGCAGCCAAGCTCATCTTTATCACCAACGTGGATGGGCTGATCGTCAAGGGGCAGTTGGTCCGGCAAATCCTCGGCAGTGAATTGGATCAATTGTTGTCCAGCCGCAAATCGGAGGTTGCGCCGGAGTCGCAGTCCAAGGCGACGTTTGCCGCGCAAGCCATTCGGGCCGGTGTGCCGCGGGTGCATATCATCAACGGCAAAGAGGATATGGGGTTGTTGGCGGAGGTGTTTTCCAACGAAGGTATTGGCACCCTGATTTATGCCAACGAATACCAGCAGGTTCGGCGGGCCATGAAAAAGGACATTCGCCACATCCTGCTGTTGACCAAGCACTCGGTGGAAAGCGAGGAGTTACTCAAGCGGACGCGACCGATGATCGAAAAGCAGCTCAACGACTATTACATTTTTGAAATTGATAAGAATCCGGTGGCTTGCGTGGCGCTGCACCTGTATCCCGAAAAAAACATGGGGGAATTGGCCTGCCTGTTTGTGAGTCCCTCGCATGAAAACCAAGGGATCGGACAAAAGTTGGTGCAGTATCTTGAAAGCAAAGGGCGGGAGATGGGGTTGGACGCCATTTTTGCCTTGTCCACCCAGGCGTTTACGTATTTTCAATCCAAGGGCGGATTTGTGGAAGGCACGCCGGAAGATTTGCCGCCGTCGCGACGCGAGAAATACGAGCAAAGCGGACGCAAATCAAAGGTGTTGATCCGCAAGCTGAAATAA
- the cysK gene encoding cysteine synthase A, translating to MGKIYNDIVETVGRTPLVRLNKVTAGLPATILLKCEFFNPLGSVKDRIGMSMIADAEKRGLVTKDTVIVEPTSGNTGIALAFVCAARGYKLILTMPETMSLERRTLLAMLGAKLVLTPGAEGMRGAISRAEQIAKETKNAWIPMQFDNPANPEIHRQTTAKEIWEDTDGKVDILVSAVGTGGTITGITETIKPLRASFKAVAVEPKDSPVISQTLAGQPIKPGPHKIQGTGAGFVPKNLHLKDSKGNPQIVECVQVANDDAFAMARRLAKEEGILVGISTGANVWAAIELAKLPENKGKLIVTIACSTGERYLSTPLAAEARAEVGA from the coding sequence ATGGGTAAGATTTATAACGACATTGTGGAAACGGTTGGTCGCACCCCTTTGGTGCGCCTGAACAAGGTTACGGCTGGTCTGCCAGCCACCATTTTACTGAAATGCGAGTTTTTTAATCCCTTGGGCAGTGTCAAAGATCGCATTGGCATGTCCATGATTGCTGATGCGGAGAAGCGTGGCTTAGTCACCAAGGACACCGTCATTGTCGAGCCCACCAGCGGAAATACCGGGATCGCCCTGGCTTTCGTCTGCGCCGCCAGAGGGTATAAATTGATCCTGACCATGCCAGAAACCATGTCGCTGGAGCGGCGCACGCTGCTGGCAATGCTTGGTGCGAAACTGGTCCTGACGCCCGGCGCTGAGGGCATGCGCGGTGCTATTTCCCGAGCCGAACAAATTGCCAAGGAAACGAAAAATGCCTGGATACCAATGCAATTTGATAATCCTGCCAACCCGGAAATCCATCGCCAAACGACCGCCAAGGAAATTTGGGAAGACACAGATGGTAAAGTGGATATTTTAGTTTCGGCGGTGGGCACTGGCGGCACCATCACCGGCATCACGGAAACCATCAAACCGCTGCGTGCCAGTTTCAAAGCGGTCGCTGTGGAACCCAAGGACTCTCCGGTGATCTCCCAGACGCTGGCCGGACAGCCAATCAAACCAGGCCCGCACAAGATTCAGGGTACGGGTGCCGGATTCGTGCCCAAAAACCTCCATTTGAAAGACAGCAAAGGCAATCCTCAAATTGTTGAATGCGTGCAAGTAGCTAATGATGACGCATTTGCAATGGCAAGACGACTGGCAAAGGAAGAGGGTATCTTGGTAGGAATTTCCACCGGCGCCAATGTCTGGGCAGCAATCGAACTGGCCAAATTGCCAGAAAATAAGGGCAAATTGATTGTTACCATCGCCTGTTCAACGGGAGAGCGTTATCTGAGCACGCCACTCGCTGCCGAGGCACGGGCGGAAGTGGGGGCTTAA
- a CDS encoding prepilin-type N-terminal cleavage/methylation domain-containing protein, with product MNNRDRNGTTADKHVGRGCCTGHNGSALGFTLIELLVVIAIIAILASLLLPAMAGAKARGISITCLNNLKQLQYCWHMYAHDNEDVIPPNNFVFGVVMGTTNGPSLKESDMSWFSGIAPQDTNVITAGNSLLFNYNQSQSIYHCPADQSTVDGFPQVLRNRSYNVSNSANCHAADGFRLYNEISNPASLFTFIDTHEDTIWDTTFGVISQTDFWRDYWLDIPADRHMQGANIAFADGHAEHWKWRVPKPGMAIFCQRAYNNDDLQDLRRLQQHIKGAGGN from the coding sequence ATGAACAACCGCGATCGTAACGGAACCACGGCAGACAAACACGTGGGGCGAGGGTGCTGTACCGGCCACAACGGATCGGCGCTCGGGTTCACGCTCATTGAGTTGCTGGTTGTGATTGCCATAATAGCGATTCTCGCAAGCCTGCTGTTGCCCGCGATGGCTGGCGCCAAAGCTCGAGGAATTTCCATTACCTGCCTGAACAATCTTAAGCAGTTGCAGTATTGTTGGCACATGTACGCCCATGATAATGAGGACGTGATACCGCCGAATAATTTCGTTTTCGGAGTGGTGATGGGCACCACCAACGGGCCATCCCTTAAGGAGAGTGATATGTCCTGGTTTAGTGGTATCGCACCCCAGGACACCAACGTAATCACTGCTGGCAACTCACTCTTGTTCAACTATAATCAAAGCCAGTCCATTTATCATTGCCCGGCTGATCAATCCACAGTGGACGGCTTCCCGCAGGTACTACGCAATCGCAGCTACAACGTTAGTAATAGCGCAAATTGCCACGCCGCCGATGGCTTTCGCCTATACAACGAGATTTCAAATCCGGCCAGCTTGTTCACGTTCATTGACACCCACGAGGATACCATCTGGGATACCACGTTCGGCGTGATCAGCCAGACTGATTTTTGGCGTGATTACTGGTTGGATATCCCGGCGGATCGCCACATGCAAGGGGCGAACATCGCCTTTGCCGACGGTCATGCGGAACATTGGAAGTGGCGGGTGCCAAAACCCGGGATGGCCATTTTTTGCCAACGTGCTTATAATAACGATGACTTGCAGGATTTGCGCCGTCTCCAGCAGCATATCAAGGGCGCCGGTGGTAACTGA
- the hemC gene encoding hydroxymethylbilane synthase, with protein sequence MNNRPIIIATRGSALALAQANNVLGLCRAAFPERAFEIKIIKTTGDKLQTASMANPNSSLPKGLFTKELEVALLNQQADLAVHSLKDLPTELPAGLKLGAVGPRADVRDVLVYRDADWVQKQKSEGPPQEWVVGQPQQRGCPPKTHLKDLPPGFVVATSSVRRKAQILAKRPDLNVVEIRGNVATRLQKLHDQADIDATILAAAGLERLHFTIAASGHLHGENIPEGLCATRLDIREMLPAVGQGAVGIEIREGDERMEAICARLNHEPTWVAVTAERAFLMAMGGGCQTPTAAHAHVSGATVHMEALNTIGSAAHRAEARRPLAEAVELGQFLAAELSGR encoded by the coding sequence ATGAATAATCGCCCCATTATCATTGCCACACGTGGAAGCGCGCTTGCCCTGGCCCAAGCCAACAACGTATTGGGTCTGTGCCGGGCGGCTTTTCCGGAGCGTGCGTTCGAGATTAAGATTATCAAGACCACCGGCGATAAGCTGCAAACGGCCAGTATGGCCAATCCCAACAGCAGTTTGCCCAAGGGATTGTTTACCAAGGAACTGGAGGTGGCGCTGCTCAATCAGCAGGCTGATCTCGCGGTTCACAGTCTAAAGGATCTTCCCACCGAGTTACCCGCCGGGCTGAAGTTGGGCGCGGTCGGGCCGCGGGCGGATGTGCGGGATGTGCTGGTTTATCGTGATGCAGATTGGGTGCAAAAGCAGAAAAGCGAAGGGCCACCCCAGGAATGGGTGGTCGGGCAACCTCAGCAACGCGGTTGTCCGCCCAAAACCCATCTGAAGGATTTGCCGCCCGGTTTCGTGGTGGCCACGAGCAGCGTGCGGCGCAAGGCGCAAATTCTTGCGAAACGGCCGGACCTCAACGTGGTGGAAATTCGCGGCAATGTGGCGACGCGTCTGCAAAAACTGCATGACCAGGCTGACATCGATGCGACCATCTTGGCGGCAGCCGGTCTCGAACGGCTGCACTTCACCATTGCTGCCAGTGGGCATTTGCACGGTGAGAACATCCCGGAGGGTCTATGTGCCACCCGTCTGGATATCAGGGAAATGCTGCCAGCGGTGGGGCAGGGGGCGGTGGGAATTGAGATTCGCGAGGGCGATGAGCGGATGGAGGCGATTTGCGCGCGGCTGAATCACGAGCCAACCTGGGTGGCCGTGACCGCCGAACGTGCCTTCCTGATGGCGATGGGCGGCGGGTGCCAGACCCCAACGGCAGCCCATGCGCATGTCTCGGGAGCGACCGTACACATGGAGGCATTAAACACGATTGGATCCGCAGCGCATCGTGCGGAGGCGCGGCGTCCGCTGGCGGAGGCGGTGGAATTGGGGCAGTTTTTAGCCGCAGAGTTGAGCGGCAGGTAA
- a CDS encoding class I SAM-dependent rRNA methyltransferase, with the protein MKYPGRSHPPGDVKLPPRYMRKLAPPVGSESWIKPWAQLRTFNFHPSLFPAMVGAVSPEATPGGLVAVYDKEGKHFGTGMFNPTARVPLRVFHHGPEPVGEDHLDRSVEQALAMRLDIFKLPEQTDAFRVINSDGDALGGLIIDRYADVLSIEVHSLGIYQRLPRWLPMLHARLGTKRIRLTVDSYVAKVEGIRDLPEIPSDAVRKVHVREHGLRYEVDFAEGHKTGFFCDQRDNRLKFARMVQGRRVLDLCCYTGGFSVGAAVLGKSEDVTGVDLDEDAIAQARRNGNLNHQNRIQWVHADAFTYARQMYKNGQRWPVVMLDPPKLMESRETEWEGWRKYEDLNGLGIALVEPGGLLVTCSCSGLVSMEEFEHVVIRAAHKQHRRLQIFDRTGAGPDHPMMSNCPESQYLKVIWSLVR; encoded by the coding sequence ATGAAATATCCCGGAAGAAGTCATCCTCCCGGCGACGTTAAGTTGCCGCCGCGCTATATGCGCAAGCTCGCCCCCCCGGTCGGCAGCGAAAGTTGGATCAAACCGTGGGCGCAATTGCGGACTTTTAATTTTCATCCGTCGCTTTTCCCTGCCATGGTTGGCGCGGTATCGCCTGAAGCCACACCGGGCGGGTTGGTGGCGGTGTATGACAAGGAGGGAAAGCACTTTGGCACCGGCATGTTCAATCCCACCGCGCGCGTGCCGCTGCGGGTGTTTCATCACGGGCCGGAGCCGGTGGGGGAAGACCACTTGGATCGTTCCGTGGAGCAAGCGCTGGCCATGCGCTTGGACATATTCAAGTTACCGGAGCAAACGGATGCGTTTCGGGTGATCAACTCGGATGGGGACGCGTTGGGCGGCTTGATCATAGACCGCTATGCCGACGTATTGAGCATTGAAGTGCATAGTCTGGGCATTTACCAGCGTCTGCCGCGCTGGCTGCCCATGCTGCACGCGCGCCTGGGCACCAAACGCATCCGGTTGACGGTGGATTCGTATGTCGCCAAGGTGGAGGGCATCCGCGATTTGCCGGAGATACCGAGCGACGCGGTGCGCAAGGTGCATGTGCGCGAGCATGGGTTGCGTTACGAGGTGGATTTCGCGGAGGGCCACAAGACCGGCTTTTTCTGCGATCAACGGGATAACCGTCTAAAGTTCGCCCGGATGGTGCAGGGCCGGCGGGTGTTGGACTTGTGCTGTTATACTGGTGGCTTTTCCGTGGGCGCGGCGGTGTTGGGCAAGTCGGAGGATGTCACCGGGGTGGATTTGGACGAGGACGCCATCGCTCAGGCGCGACGCAACGGGAACCTGAACCACCAGAACCGGATTCAATGGGTGCATGCAGACGCGTTCACGTATGCGCGGCAGATGTACAAGAACGGCCAACGCTGGCCGGTGGTGATGTTGGACCCACCCAAGCTGATGGAGAGCCGTGAAACGGAATGGGAGGGCTGGCGCAAGTACGAGGACCTGAATGGACTGGGCATTGCGCTGGTGGAACCGGGCGGTTTGCTGGTAACCTGTTCGTGCTCCGGGCTGGTTTCAATGGAGGAGTTTGAGCACGTGGTGATTCGTGCTGCGCATAAGCAGCACCGGCGCTTGCAAATTTTCGACCGGACCGGCGCCGGGCCGGACCACCCGATGATGTCGAACTGCCCGGAGAGCCAGTACTTGAAAGTGATCTGGAGTTTGGTGCGCTGA
- the rho gene encoding transcription termination factor Rho encodes MIHSRVRRVVFLNPRRHQRLHKKVTNMSTAQSANIPETGSGFLEISEKGFGFLRSQQGHFQPKPTDIFVTPDTIKKSFLREGCQVEGALQPPHRGSSPQLKTVDKVNGMPFSDYTKSVRYENLTTIDPIEKFKLETTPDLLESRIIDLVTPIGKGTRGLIVAPPRTGKTTVLKQIANAVAANHPEVQVLVLLIDERPEEVTDFQRSVKAEVVASSNDQDLETHVRLSRFMIERCRRLVESGKDVFVLLDSLTRVARAYNSVHGGSGRTMTGGVDARALEIPRKMFASARKIEGGGSLTIIATALVDTGSRMDELIFQEFKGTGNMELILDRKLSDRRLFPAIDIPKSGTRKEEKLFPPNQIEAVRKLRRMMVDLNPVEAMETLLAACKKHKTNDELLTRLERGQ; translated from the coding sequence ATGATTCATTCAAGAGTTCGAAGGGTAGTTTTTTTAAACCCAAGACGACACCAACGTTTGCATAAAAAAGTAACAAATATGAGTACAGCGCAAAGCGCCAACATACCGGAAACAGGTTCCGGTTTTCTTGAAATTTCCGAAAAGGGCTTCGGGTTCCTGCGGTCACAACAGGGGCATTTTCAGCCCAAGCCGACCGATATTTTCGTCACCCCGGACACCATCAAGAAGAGCTTCCTGCGGGAAGGGTGCCAAGTGGAAGGTGCTTTGCAACCCCCGCATCGCGGCAGCAGTCCGCAGTTGAAAACGGTGGACAAGGTGAACGGGATGCCGTTTTCCGATTATACCAAATCAGTCCGGTATGAAAACTTGACCACCATTGATCCCATCGAGAAATTCAAATTGGAAACTACCCCCGACCTGCTCGAGAGCCGCATCATTGACTTGGTGACCCCGATTGGCAAGGGTACCCGCGGGTTGATTGTGGCTCCGCCGCGCACGGGCAAAACCACGGTACTCAAGCAGATTGCCAACGCAGTGGCCGCGAATCACCCCGAAGTCCAGGTGCTGGTGCTGCTGATTGACGAACGCCCCGAGGAAGTGACCGATTTCCAACGCTCCGTCAAAGCGGAAGTGGTGGCCTCTTCCAATGATCAGGATTTGGAAACCCATGTGCGCCTCTCCCGGTTCATGATTGAACGTTGCCGGCGCTTGGTGGAGTCGGGCAAGGATGTGTTTGTGCTGCTTGATTCGCTCACCCGCGTCGCCCGCGCTTACAACAGTGTGCATGGCGGCAGCGGACGCACGATGACCGGCGGTGTGGATGCCCGTGCGCTGGAAATCCCCCGCAAGATGTTTGCCTCCGCCCGTAAAATTGAAGGCGGCGGCTCGCTGACCATCATTGCCACCGCGTTGGTGGATACCGGCAGCCGCATGGATGAACTGATCTTTCAGGAATTTAAGGGCACCGGTAACATGGAATTGATTCTGGACCGTAAACTCTCCGATCGCCGCCTGTTCCCGGCAATTGATATTCCCAAGAGCGGCACCCGCAAAGAGGAAAAATTATTCCCGCCCAACCAGATCGAAGCCGTGCGCAAGCTCCGCCGCATGATGGTGGACCTCAATCCAGTGGAAGCCATGGAAACGCTGTTGGCCGCCTGCAAAAAGCACAAGACCAACGACGAATTGCTGACCCGGCTTGAACGCGGGCAATAG
- a CDS encoding sigma 54-interacting transcriptional regulator, which translates to MGSSETSCPLHDHAACPAGGEASVYHPSGAQGCRVVDELSLLFDITYTLESSLELRNVIRPVLLRMAEVLGLRRGMITILNRNRGDWAISEAVGLPVGEAKEDYLQQCRDILNQVVKTGQAVVVPDIRNEPSLRPSRTGEGDGTGATPETGLIAFLCVPIKFGDEVVGGLSVERSENARSNLAADRRLLSLIANSIAQTVHFHRDTHEKLDALKVENERLQEQIKSSFRPQHIIGNSNAMRTVYLHIEQVANSITTVLIRGESGTGKELVARALHEQSPRKSKGFVKFNCAALPESIIESELFGHERGAFTGAIAMRKGRFEIASGGTMFLDEIGDVTPATQVKLLRILQEKEFERVGGHTPIKCDVRIITATSRNLEEMIEQGKFRPDLYYRLNVFPIYLPPLRDRKADLLLLADAFVEKFSRVNNKNVRRISTAAIDLLMSYHWPGNVRELENCIERAVLLCPGQSIEAHHLPPTLQKKAPTETGPSGTLDTAVAALEYEMIVAELKSCDGNMSKAARNLGLTERQMGLRIKKYGVDFKRFRPA; encoded by the coding sequence ATGGGAAGTAGTGAAACAAGCTGCCCGTTGCACGATCATGCCGCCTGTCCCGCAGGCGGTGAGGCGTCCGTTTACCATCCTTCTGGGGCACAGGGATGTCGTGTGGTGGATGAATTGAGTCTGTTGTTCGACATTACCTATACGTTGGAAAGCAGCTTGGAATTGCGGAACGTCATACGTCCGGTTTTGCTACGGATGGCGGAGGTCCTGGGTTTGCGCCGCGGGATGATAACGATTCTCAACCGTAATCGCGGCGATTGGGCCATCAGCGAGGCCGTCGGGTTACCCGTGGGCGAAGCGAAGGAGGATTATCTGCAACAATGCCGCGATATTCTCAACCAAGTGGTTAAAACAGGTCAGGCGGTCGTGGTGCCCGATATTCGGAACGAGCCAAGCCTGCGGCCTAGCCGCACAGGTGAGGGCGATGGCACGGGGGCGACACCCGAGACTGGCCTCATCGCGTTCCTGTGTGTTCCCATTAAATTTGGCGACGAAGTGGTGGGCGGTTTGAGCGTGGAACGGAGTGAAAATGCGCGTTCCAACTTGGCGGCGGATCGCCGTTTGCTTTCGCTCATTGCCAACTCGATCGCCCAGACCGTGCATTTCCACCGTGACACCCACGAGAAGCTGGATGCCTTGAAGGTGGAAAACGAGCGACTGCAAGAGCAAATTAAAAGCAGCTTTCGGCCACAGCACATTATTGGCAATTCCAACGCCATGCGCACGGTGTATCTGCACATCGAGCAAGTGGCCAACAGCATCACGACGGTCCTCATCCGGGGTGAAAGCGGCACCGGCAAAGAGCTGGTCGCGCGCGCGCTGCATGAGCAAAGCCCGAGAAAAAGCAAGGGGTTCGTCAAGTTTAATTGCGCGGCGTTGCCGGAATCTATCATAGAAAGCGAGTTGTTCGGCCATGAGCGCGGCGCATTCACCGGGGCCATCGCCATGCGCAAGGGGCGTTTCGAGATCGCCAGTGGCGGCACCATGTTTCTGGATGAAATCGGCGATGTCACTCCGGCCACCCAGGTTAAATTACTGCGTATTCTGCAAGAGAAGGAGTTTGAACGCGTGGGTGGCCATACGCCCATCAAGTGTGACGTGCGTATCATCACCGCCACCAGCCGGAACCTTGAGGAGATGATCGAACAAGGCAAGTTTCGGCCCGACCTGTATTACCGTCTGAATGTCTTTCCCATCTACCTGCCGCCGCTACGCGACCGCAAAGCCGACCTGCTGCTGCTGGCGGATGCGTTTGTGGAAAAGTTCAGCCGTGTGAACAACAAAAACGTGCGGCGCATTTCGACGGCGGCGATTGACCTGCTGATGAGCTACCACTGGCCGGGCAACGTGCGCGAATTGGAAAATTGCATCGAGCGCGCGGTGCTGCTTTGCCCCGGGCAATCCATTGAGGCGCATCATCTGCCGCCCACGCTGCAAAAGAAGGCCCCGACCGAAACTGGCCCGTCCGGCACCCTGGATACCGCGGTCGCCGCGCTCGAATATGAAATGATTGTGGCGGAACTCAAAAGTTGCGATGGCAACATGTCCAAAGCCGCGCGTAACCTGGGGTTGACCGAACGCCAAATGGGCCTGCGCATAAAAAAATACGGCGTGGACTTCAAACGTTTTCGTCCGGCTTAA
- a CDS encoding WYL domain-containing protein, producing the protein MKHASKSFKPMIRAGSRPPLERMQRVHQELVAGRFPNAYTLAAQLEVSYKTISRDLAFMRDRMELPIDFDPARNGFYYTQEVTSFPSLQITEGELFALVVAEKALEQYRGTNFEKPLLGAIKKVASALPDTISINLADLGQTISFRHRAEPILNLEVFKLLADATAHQRQLELKYKKPGAPEAETRVVDPYHLANINGEWFLFAYDHLRKDIRTFVPARMQSVRHTGQTFARPARFSLEKRLRDSFGVHTGAGRYEVVLHFDASVAQIVREKKWHESQQLTALAEGGLELRMQLSSLVEIERWVLSWGGHCRVLSPAELADAVRTAARRLLK; encoded by the coding sequence GTGAAACACGCCTCCAAAAGTTTCAAACCCATGATTCGGGCGGGATCGCGTCCGCCCTTGGAGCGCATGCAGCGTGTTCACCAGGAATTGGTGGCCGGCCGTTTTCCCAATGCATACACCTTGGCCGCGCAACTCGAGGTCAGCTATAAAACCATCTCCCGCGACTTGGCCTTCATGCGGGACCGCATGGAGTTACCCATTGATTTTGACCCCGCTCGCAACGGGTTTTATTACACGCAGGAAGTAACCTCCTTTCCCTCCCTGCAAATCACTGAAGGTGAGTTATTCGCATTGGTGGTGGCGGAAAAGGCACTGGAACAATATCGCGGCACGAACTTTGAAAAACCGCTGTTGGGAGCCATTAAAAAAGTCGCTTCCGCCCTGCCGGATACCATTTCCATCAACCTGGCCGATTTGGGGCAGACCATCTCCTTCCGGCATCGCGCCGAACCAATTCTCAATCTGGAGGTTTTCAAGCTGCTGGCGGACGCCACCGCCCACCAGCGGCAGCTCGAATTGAAGTACAAAAAACCGGGCGCCCCGGAGGCGGAAACGCGCGTGGTGGACCCGTATCACCTCGCCAACATCAACGGAGAGTGGTTTCTCTTCGCGTATGATCATTTGCGCAAGGATATTCGGACGTTCGTTCCAGCGCGAATGCAATCCGTGCGGCATACCGGGCAGACGTTCGCGCGTCCCGCCCGCTTCTCCCTCGAAAAACGGCTGCGCGACAGCTTTGGTGTTCACACCGGAGCGGGCCGCTATGAGGTGGTGCTGCACTTTGATGCCTCGGTGGCCCAGATCGTGCGCGAAAAGAAATGGCATGAATCGCAACAGCTCACGGCTTTGGCCGAGGGTGGCCTGGAATTACGGATGCAGTTGTCGAGCTTGGTGGAGATCGAACGCTGGGTGCTAAGCTGGGGGGGGCATTGCCGCGTGTTATCCCCTGCCGAACTTGCCGACGCCGTGCGCACCGCCGCGCGACGCCTGCTCAAGTAA